CACTGGCGACAGAGAAAAGCTCACCTGCTACTTCCTGGACATGAAAGCTATTCACCCCACAGCTGTGAGCCTGAATAGTCAAAACTGGAGTTCCCAAGGCTGAAAAACATGGAAGGGAAGaatgtgttattgaaggctttcatggctggaatcactgggttgctgtgagtttcttgggctgtatggcaatgttccagaagcattctctcctgacgtttcgcccacacctatagctggcatcctcagaggttgaggggtctgttggaaactaggcaaatggggtttatatatctgtggaatctcccgtgtgggagaaataactcttgtctgtttgaggcaagtgtgaatgttgcaaatggccaacttgattagaattgaaaggcaaattccaaacaagaataaatcagggccagctaacacctcccaacaaaggattcccccaggcagcaaccagccaagcattgaagctgcaaggcaattaaatgttcaatgtattgtcgaaggctttcatggccggaatcactgggttgttgtaggtttttccgggctatatggcattttctcttgacatttcgcctgcatctatggcaagcacctctgagggtgcttgccatagatgcaggtgaaatgtcaggagaaaatgcctctagaacatggccatatagcccggaaaaacctacaacaacccaattaaatgttaatcaagatggccatttgcaacattcatacttgtcttaagcagacaagagttctttctcccaccctggacattccacagatagataatctccacttgcctagtttccaacacacctcacactctaaggatgcctgccatagatgtggggaaaacgtcaggagagaatgcttctggaacacggccatacagcctggaaaactcacagcaacaaggAAGGGTAGGTTATTTTTCTACTCTGTATTCATTGCTTTTGGTCACTTTGGGAAGCCTGAACTATTCCTAGATGGCTAAtctgagactgtcatactttggatttATCATGAGAAGGTAAGACTCATTAGAAACACAAATTAACATTCTCCAACACGCATTTTGGTGCCTTCAATATTAGTGCTGTTTCTAGGTATATTTGActagctgattccaaaaatggcaccagtttccctcaTCAACTCCAGTTTGAGGTATAGACCATATTGCATCTACCAATCACTATCTGATTGCTCATAGGAAACcatgataactatatctaagaaacgAGAGTTGATGCGGTTATcccattcaattttctgaatcagcaccccaaataactccaaGAACAGATTCCAAagcacagggcccttccagacagacccgatatcccaggatctgatcctaggttttctgtttatcccagattaactgCCAGTaggaactcatataatccagtttaaagcagaaaacctgggatctgattctgtctggaagggccataaAACACCAAGATTGTGTAATGATTGATAAGGTAGAAggcagaggaaaagaggaagaccgcaTTACAGATCAGGGAAGCCATGGCCCCAATTTGCAAGACCAAGGCAAGGCTGTTGATGATAGGATgacttggaggcctctcattcattGAGCTGCTATAAACTGAGTTGAATTGACATTAGTTAACACCACCATCCTGGGCAttttaaaagggaaaagaagCTAGCAAACAAATATTATTTAGCTAGCAAACAAATATAGTGCAAATGTACATGGCTGGGAAAGAACACTGACTTCACCTGAGCTCTCACCCAATGCTCTTGTGAGAGAAATTAAGTGTGGGGAAAAGAATAAATGCCTTGGAACAAGGTGTGCAAACAGGAATTTCAGTACAATCACATACCCAAGAGCTCCATCTCTCCACCTTCAGTCCTTGTGACCTCAGTAGCACAGTCAAGGGTATCAGTGATGTCCCAAAATGCAATGCTCCCATCAGTGGCTGCACTGCCCAAGAAGTGTCGCCTGTGAAGGAAAAATGTCTTAGTAAAATTAGTTTTCTAAGTCCTTAAGGTCAGGTCCGCCCAATTCTACTCTTGCTTCTCAACAATAGAAGTAATAGTAAGGTTATACTCTGCACCATAGTAGCTACATTGTGAAAAGACATTGTTAAAGTAATCATCACTTCCTGCACCTTCTGCTTTTCAGTGGCCTCTGATCTCATTTGTCTCTGAAAAAGGTGAAGAGGGTCAAAAACACTAATGCTACAAAATCTTATGCAGTCTCAAGGGTACTGCTGCATTACTTTATATCTCTGTATGCTGAAATAGACTAATGCAGCTGTGTTTTTGACTAGGAACTAATTGTTTGCACCTCCGCCACAGATGTATATCTGCCAAATTAAGAGAGCACTGCACGCATCTAATGAAGTGGACTGTTTTCGATTACAGCTTTTGTGCTAAGTCTGTAAAGGATCACAAGACTCTTGCCTGTTTCTAACAAaactaattattaattaattaattaattaattaattaattgtgtcttggtgtattattattatttgaaacacaacaagatgagtccacagcaaacaaggtcactctgctggctgttgtattggatcacacgtctaggactgtgtgatgtatcagcgaataatgcgtgcagatcccagtaagatggccctctgcagctggcagatggtaattttgtcagcgcccattgtgtttaagtgcaggccaaggtctttaggcactgcacccagtgtgccgatcaccactgggaccaccttgattggtttgtgccagagtctttgcagttcgatctttaaatctttatatcatgtcatcttttccagttgtttctcttcaatcctgctgtcgcctgggattgcaacaccgacgatccatactttgttttttaacacgatcgtgaggtcagagtattattattattactgatgtGCCCTTGTGTTATATGCTGTTTAATAATGCTGTCTTTTAACAATGTGTTTTAACCCTGTTATACCCTGTCTCGAGCTTCAAGGAgcaataaatgtattagtattattactattactattgttatattattattattattattattattattattattattattattatcaacaacaacaacaacaacacagttatCCCTTTGGAAGTTATGGAGTAACAGGGGATGCACTCATAGCCATGCTGGGAAATGCAGCTCTTTCTTTCTCACCTTCTTCCACCCGGAGCCTTGTGTACAAATGCCTGAACCTTCAGGACACAGCGTTGATGGTGGAAGGACTCTGCCACAAGCAGCAACTTCTGAGCATGCTCCAGCAGCAGGAAAAGTCTGTGCAGAAGAGCAAACAGAACAGTGAGGACAAAGAAAGAAGGCTCAGAGGTTAAACCATTTACACGTTCCACATTCTCTGTATGGATATTAAGAACAGAAGCTATCTTCCACCTCCTTGCCACTAGTTTAGCGAAAGTGGAGGACTAAGAAACTCGAACAGCAACTATTATACTCTCCTGTCCTTCCTGCCTCTGTTTCTCCTACCAAGCATCCTTTCTAGGCATTTTGCTGAGTGCCAAGCAACCTAGTCTAATTATCCAAGAAGAGCTCAATGCTTCCATCTTACCGTACTGATCCATCGCTGCAAGCAGCTGCAAGGAAGAGTAAGGAACCAGGCTGCTCAATATCCTCAGCATTATTCAGCACCACAGTTGACATGTACCTAGAACACAGAAGACACCTGTCATTCTCTTGGGGCTCCTCATCTATTGGCAGCTTCCATACACACAGCAGTGAAATATTCGTAACTTGACTGAAAGTGGAAAGGCATTTTGTAGTTCTTTCCCTGAAACATTTGCTGAACGACAAAgctgttttgtgcacaaaattctACAGGCAATGGCTGCTAACCGAAAGAAATAGTAAAACTTAACTCAGACACATAACACAAGCTATGACAACTGGATATAACATAGCCAAGAGACTGAATGATTATCTGTCAATCACCCCTCtcatttgtcagaaatattaaaaattaactaggtatttttaatgacaaaaatgtgagtcaagcactgaaaggattaAATGGATGCAGGGACTCAGCGAAAGCCgcagttcaatataagtaggtgtgcctgtcgcttagtacgcctcagtgttagttgccctcaatatgaagaggcttcagtatgagagaggcctcagtgtgaggtaaatctCAGTGATAGTagtcctcagtgtgagataggcctcagtgtgtgagaaggcttcggtgagaaaagccccaggttgaaagccttgtgtgtaaagctccagtgtaaaaggctactgtgtgaagctcctgtgtaagtttgctgtgagaggaagctcagtgagagcgaagctgtttatctgcctGAGGAAGAAGCCcaatgtggaagcaaagaaggaagtataaagaactttatttgtgttatggaaaccttgttcttgtaaatagtgcaaccatattattttactacaaagaaaagcctcctaaggattTGAATCACTGACTCACTGAATCACTTGGTCaagcagtcctgccagtacacgGGTTTAACCTATAGTGTGTCCTTTCAACTCACAAACATGTTGAAGTATGGGAAACATGAATCAGTTTTACCTGGTTTCTGGGTCCATTTTGATGTACTTGTGCTTGTTCTTCATGCGGTCCCATTGCTCATCTAGACGATGGGATGCCACATGGACGAGCTGACAGGCCACGCTGCTGCGAGAACCACAACTTCGGCTGAGATGGATCCGGTAGCACTCAATCTGGGCCCGTCCTCCGGCTGAGAAAATCACAGCGGAGGTGCTTTCTGCCGTTGGATGCGAGGCATTGCTCTTGGCCACAGCCAGAGCCCTCACACTTGAGATATGGTCACGGATCATTGTGAGCTGGACCATCAAATGGGACTGCCATCCAAAGGCTAGAATATTCACTGTGTTGTCCTCGCTTCCTGTGGCAAGGATGCTCATTGGCTCCTGCTGCGGTGATCTCAAAGTCGCAATGTGGCACACACAGGTGAGTTCCCGGCCATGCAATGACTCTTTGAGGATGCACTGCCCACTAGGGGTAACCTCACTGTGATACACTACCACATCTCCTGACTTTATGTACGCAAAGGTCTCTGCAGAGAGGTAGTGAGAGTAACTCCAGGAGCGGTGGCCACCACCACAAGGGATGGAGAGCAGTGTTTCGTTGGTGGTGGCACTCCAGAGCACAAAATGGGCAGCATGGAAGCCCAGGACCCTCATGCTCCCATCTGGAGCAAAGCGCAGCTCTTCTAGCCACTCCAGGCCTCTGCAAGGCTTTTGCTTCCTGAGCACCTGGAGCTGATGGCCTTGCACTTGGAGCTGGCGGTAGCAGCCATCCCGGCCCGTGCTGTAGATGAAATCCCCATGGCAAGTGACAGAAGTCACACCAAGCTTCCCATGGAGGCCAAAGAGTAATGAGACTGGCCCTTCGGCACAGAGTTTATCCCCTCCGAGAGGAAATAGTAGTCCAGGTATGCCACAAATCACACCTGACCCCAAGGAGTCCAGTTCTCCCCTCTTTGAAATCTTCTCTGGTGTAAGACCTGGTTTGCATGCAAACACCATGACAGAGCCCCTGCGGTCTCCACAAAGCAGGAGTTCCCCATTGGGCAGGAACGTAGCACAGGTGTGCCATCGCTGTTTGCAGAGCGGCAAAAGGTAGCACTGCTTCACCACCACAGTCACTTCATCATCTGGGTGGCAAGAAACCTCGAGCCACAGCATAGCACCAGCAGGGCCGGAAACGCAGAGGCTGCAAGTGTTAGGATGCTGTACTGGAAAAGGGGCCCAACTCAGGCTGTGCACTTTCCCCTCATACAACTGGAGGTCCTTGCTTTGTGTGGGGCAGTTGAGAGGGAAGATTTTTACCTGTCCTGACAGACTGCCCATGGCGCACACAACGGCACCACCGACAAGCTCAGACACTTCCAGGAGACCGTAGGACCGATAGGCAGCATCTTCCAGGACCGATACCCAGGCTTTTGAGATCAAGTCATAGACATAAAGAACCCCAGCATCAGTCAAGATCAGGAGACGGTGAGCATTAATGAGTTTTACCACTCTGGGTGAGCCTTTTCTCTGAGGAGAGGGGAAGTTCAGCTGTGAGAGGGGGCTCCCACCAACTTTCTGAGCTTTGAGACTCCAACGCCTAATACCCGAATCAGTCCCACCCGTGAACACCCAACGTCGCCCCTCGTGCACAGCTACGGCCCAAAGCCCACGGCCCTTGTGTCCCTTGAAGCTCTGGACAATCTCACCTTTGTAATCCCACACAAGACAAGCAGAGTCCTCCCCAATGCTGATGATGCAGTCACTCAGCAACCTGACGGACCAGACCCTTGCCTGGTGTCCATAACAGACCAACAAGCACGGGATGTGTTTGGGGGGCGCTCTGATGTCACCTACGGCCCACAGCCGCACGCTTCTGTCATCCGAGGCAGAAGCCAAGATTCTCTTGCTCTCTATGAAGCAAATGCTGAAGATGACGCCTTTGTGCCCACTGATCCGGCAGCGTGGCTTTATCCTCCCTGGGCCCTCGGGTGGGTCGGCCATGCCCCAGATCACCAGCTGGTTGAACACTGTCCCTGCCACCAGAATCAGTGTGTCCCAGCTGCTCCCCACCAAGTGGGCCGAGTACAGGATGCACTTCTCTTGGCAATGCACTTCTTGAAGGACCCTCTGGCCCACACAGTCATACAGGGCCACCGAGTTGTGGCCTAAGGCCAAAGCCATGCAGTTGGGTGTCTCAGCTTTGCTCTCCAGCCATTGCAGGTCCCAGATCCAGTCGTGTAGCTCACAGAGAGGAAAAAGCTCTATTATGTTCACTTGGCCATCCTGGAAGTGGAGCTGTACAACAACAAGGTTTTTACCTCCAAAAACGGCCACAATGGTGGATCCGTTGGCTTCTGGTGCCACGTTTCGCTGTTCCTTGATACCGTGGATGTTGCTGTTTCGAAGGACTTGTTTAGAGCACCTTGCTGAGTGGCTGCCATCAGGCTCCAGTGAATAGATGGCTAAGTTGGGTCCTTCACCTGGAAGAGGACAAAAGGCTAGAATCATCACACTGAAAACAGGgttgacctcactacctttgaggatgcttgccatagatgcaggcgaaacataaggagaaaatgcctctagaacatggccatatagcccaaaaaaaaaccctacaacaacccagggttgAAGTTCTGCATCCTTATTTCAATGCAACCCATCCCTTCAGATGTAAATCATCATCATtgcgcccttcctgtagatgttaggctggcaccatctctcatgacattccgtagaaagttgaagacctggatgtttgtgcaggcatttgagtaatt
This genomic interval from Anolis sagrei isolate rAnoSag1 chromosome 2, rAnoSag1.mat, whole genome shotgun sequence contains the following:
- the WDR6 gene encoding tRNA (34-2'-O)-methyltransferase regulator WDR6; its protein translation is METELLLAPITALEIVGDHLVAGEGPNLAIYSLEPDGSHSARCSKQVLRNSNIHGIKEQRNVAPEANGSTIVAVFGGKNLVVVQLHFQDGQVNIIELFPLCELHDWIWDLQWLESKAETPNCMALALGHNSVALYDCVGQRVLQEVHCQEKCILYSAHLVGSSWDTLILVAGTVFNQLVIWGMADPPEGPGRIKPRCRISGHKGVIFSICFIESKRILASASDDRSVRLWAVGDIRAPPKHIPCLLVCYGHQARVWSVRLLSDCIISIGEDSACLVWDYKGEIVQSFKGHKGRGLWAVAVHEGRRWVFTGGTDSGIRRWSLKAQKVGGSPLSQLNFPSPQRKGSPRVVKLINAHRLLILTDAGVLYVYDLISKAWVSVLEDAAYRSYGLLEVSELVGGAVVCAMGSLSGQVKIFPLNCPTQSKDLQLYEGKVHSLSWAPFPVQHPNTCSLCVSGPAGAMLWLEVSCHPDDEVTVVVKQCYLLPLCKQRWHTCATFLPNGELLLCGDRRGSVMVFACKPGLTPEKISKRGELDSLGSGVICGIPGLLFPLGGDKLCAEGPVSLLFGLHGKLGVTSVTCHGDFIYSTGRDGCYRQLQVQGHQLQVLRKQKPCRGLEWLEELRFAPDGSMRVLGFHAAHFVLWSATTNETLLSIPCGGGHRSWSYSHYLSAETFAYIKSGDVVVYHSEVTPSGQCILKESLHGRELTCVCHIATLRSPQQEPMSILATGSEDNTVNILAFGWQSHLMVQLTMIRDHISSVRALAVAKSNASHPTAESTSAVIFSAGGRAQIECYRIHLSRSCGSRSSVACQLVHVASHRLDEQWDRMKNKHKYIKMDPETRYMSTVVLNNAEDIEQPGSLLFLAAACSDGSVRLFLLLEHAQKLLLVAESFHHQRCVLKVQAFVHKAPGGRRRHFLGSAATDGSIAFWDITDTLDCATEVTRTEGGEMELLALGTPVLTIQAHSCGVNSFHVQEVAGELFSVASGSDDGSISINVIEVNARSAISEESATGTNIRILRTFSRLGAHAAHVTGLRLLPRDFLLSASVDQRLTLWRICEGRLSFVRSKFCHVADVAALESWEVDSNCWSVMCGQGLEVLSCSLEEQGTEIHDGL